From a region of the Candidatus Azobacteroides pseudotrichonymphae genomovar. CFP2 genome:
- a CDS encoding LysE family translocator — MQSCFTLIYKGLIIGVLVSVPVGPVGLLCIQRTLYKGRWYGFSSGLGAAFSDFLYAIIVCTSMGIVGGFIEKNRLLLQILGSILLIVFSIYAFLNSPFKSLEKTEIGISSYSQNILSVFLLSFSNPFVVFLYISLFNSFGFLAGESLYVTIMGAFCVFMGNLLWWFVITYLVSKLHGIFNIQRLYILNRTISIVIMSLAFGIIAYSFIH; from the coding sequence ATGCAATCATGTTTCACATTGATATATAAGGGACTTATCATTGGGGTATTGGTGTCTGTTCCTGTGGGACCGGTAGGATTGTTGTGTATTCAGAGAACATTGTATAAAGGGAGGTGGTATGGTTTTTCTTCTGGATTAGGAGCTGCTTTTTCGGACTTTTTATATGCAATAATTGTATGTACCAGTATGGGAATTGTAGGTGGTTTTATAGAAAAAAACAGGCTATTGTTGCAAATTTTAGGGAGCATTTTGTTAATTGTTTTTAGTATATATGCTTTTTTAAATAGTCCTTTTAAGAGTTTAGAAAAAACAGAAATAGGAATAAGCTCATACTCGCAAAACATTTTAAGTGTATTTTTGCTATCTTTTTCTAATCCGTTTGTTGTATTTTTGTACATCAGCTTATTCAATAGTTTTGGGTTTTTAGCAGGAGAAAGTTTGTATGTTACGATCATGGGGGCGTTCTGTGTTTTTATGGGTAATCTACTATGGTGGTTTGTAATTACTTACTTGGTGTCAAAACTTCACGGAATTTTCAATATTCAGAGATTATACATTTTGAATAGGACCATAAGTATTGTTATAATGTCATTGGCTTTTGGAATAATTGCTTATTCATTCATTCATTGA